Part of the Arthrobacter gengyunqii genome is shown below.
AGCTGCACACAGGATCAGGAATGAGCCCGTGATCTGCACGAAGGACGGCGAGGACCCGGGATAACCCCGTTATCTGTTCAACGGACCGGCAGGAACCGCCGAAACAGGCAAGGAGCCTACCGGTCCCAGAGGTCCGTGATCTTCACGCCGGCGCTGGCCAGCAGCTCGCGGAGCATCGACACGGACAAGCCGACGACGGCGTGAGGGTCGCCGTCGACCTTCTCGATGAACGCCCCGCCCAGAGAATCGATCGTGAAGGAACCGGCCACCTGCAGCGGTTCGCCGGTGGCGACATACGCGTCGATTTCTTCGTCGGTGAGCTTGGCGAAGTGCACCGAAGCCGAGCTGACGCCGCCGAGCGTGGCGCCCGAGCCGCCGTCGTCGTCGGTGTCCCGGCAGTCCACCAGCCAGTGTCCGGTGTGCAGCACGCCCACCTTGCCGCTCATCCGGCGGATGCGCTCGCGGGCCACTTCGGGTTCCCAGGGCTTGCCGTGGGCTTCGCCCTCGAATTCGAAGACCGAGTCGCAGCCGATCACCAGGGATCCCTCCGCCTCAGGCAATGCGGCAACGGCTTCGGCCTTGGCGCGGGCGAGCAGCAGGGAGGTGTCGTGCGGGTCCGGCGTGCCGTAGCGGGCGGTGACGGCGTCTTCGTCGACGTCGGACACGAGCACGGTGTGGGTGATGCCGGCGTTGGTCAGCAGCTTGGTGCGGGCGGGGGAAGCGGAAGCGAGGATGAGGTTCAGGTCAGTCACCCCTCAAGCCTAGCCGGGCCGGGTGTCCGCGGCCGGAACGCGGAAGGCCGTCCCGGAAATCCGGGACGGCCTTCGCAGCTGCAACAATCAGTGAATCAACGCGCCTGGGCGGTGGCGGGAACCGTGGCCTCGACGGCGTCGGTCACTTCGGCGGCGACCTCGTCGGAGTCATCGGCAAACGGATCACCGTTGCGCTTGGCGTTGTACAGGGGCAGGTCCAGCAGGCCGTTGCGCTTGGCGACGATGGCGGGGACAACGGTCTGCCCGGCCACATTCACGGCGGTGCGGCCCATGTCCAGGATCGGATCGATGGCCAGCAGCAGACCCACGCCGGCCAGCGGCAGGCCCAGGGTGGACAGGGTCAGGGTCAGCATGACGACGGCGCCGGTGGTTCCGGCGGTTGCGGCCGAACCCAGCACGGAAACCAGGGCGATCAGCAGGTAGTCGGTGAAGCCCAGGTCAATGCCGAAGAACTGCGCCACGAAGATGGCGGAGATGGCCGGGTAGATCGAGGCGCAGCCGTCCATCTTGGTGGTGGCGCCCAGCGGAACGGCGAAGGAGGCGTAGGCCCGGGGTACGCCCAGGTTCCGCTCGGTCACACGCTGCGTCAGCGGCAGGGTGCCCACGGAGGAGCGGGAAACGAAGGCCAGCTGGATGGCGGGCCAGGCGCCGGAGAACCACTGGCGGATGGACAGGCCGTGGGCCTTGATGAGCACCGGATAAACCACGAACAGAACAATGGCCAGGCCAACGTAGATGGCAATGGCGAACATGCCCAGCGAGCCGATGGTGTCCCAGCCGTAGGTGGCCACGGCGCGGCCGATCAGGCCCACGGTGCCCAGCGGAGCCAAGCGGATGATCCACCACAGGACCTTCTGGATGACGGCCAGCGCCGAGGCGTTCAGGGCCAGGAACGGGGCGGCCGGCTTGCCGACCTTCAGCGCGGCAATGCCGACGGCGATCGCGATGACCAGCACCTGAAGCACGTTGAAGTTCATGGCGGTGGAGGCAGCGCCGGACTCGGCGATCGAGGTGCTGGCAGTCAGGCCCATGAAGTTCGCGGGAATCAGACCGGTCAGGAAGCCCATCCAGCTTCCGGTGCCGCCCTCGTATTCGGCGGGCGGCTCAGCGTCGGCGTTGGCGCCGGGCTGCATGATCACGCCCAGCGCGATGCCGATCACCACGGCAATGAGTGCCGTAATGGCGAACCAGAGCAGCGTCTGCCAGGCCAGCCGGGCGGCGTTGGACACTTCGCGCAGGTTCGCAATGGAGCTGACGACGGCGGTGAAGATCAGGGGGACGACGGCGGCCTTCAGCAGCGAGACGTAGCTCGTGCCGATGGTGTTCAGCGTGGTCGTCAGCCAGTTGGGCTCACCGTCGCCGACGGTGCCCATGTTCTTGGCCAGCAGGCCCAGCAGCAGGCCCGCGATGAGGGCGATGATGATCTGCGGTCCGAAGGAGGTCATCCATCGGGGCAGCCTGCGGCCGGAGGAAGTCTTGGGGGAGGGGGTCTGTGTGGTCACCTAGAAGATGCTAGTGGGGAGTCTTTATCAGAGAGGATTGCTCGTTGCGAAATGTTACGGCGCAGGATTGGCGCGGTCCGCCCGGAGACAGGGAAAAACCCCCGGGATATGGCGGTGTGCTGCCCATCCCGGAGGTTATTCCGGTTTCTGCTGTGATGAATGTCGCTCTGAAAGAGGCGGGGGTTACGCCTCCAGCAGTGCCCGGCGCAGGGTGTCCAGCCCGACCGACCCTAGTTCCAGGGCCCGGGTGTGGAAGCGCTTCTGGTCGAAGTCATCGCCCTCGCGGGTGCGCACCTCGTCGCGGATCTGCTCCCAGAGCCGCTGGCCCAGCTTGTAGGCCGGAGCCTGTCCGGGCCAGCCCAGGTAGCGGGTGAACTCGAAGTTCAGCTGCCCCTCGGAGATGGCGATGTTCTGTTTGAGGAACTCGTAGCCCTTGTCTGCGGTCCAGGTTCCGGAGCCCCAGCGCTCGGGGATTTCCAGTTCCAGGTGCACGCCGATGTCGAAGACCACGCGGGCGGCCCGCATGCGCTGGGCGTCCAGCATGCCCATCTTGTCCCCGGGATCGCTGAGGTAGCCCAGCTCATCCATGAGCCGCTCGGCGTACAGGGCCCAGCCCTCACCGTGTCCGGAGACCCAGCAGATGTTGCGGCGCCAGTTGTTCAGCAGCCCGCGGGCCGCCGTCGCCGTCGCGATCTGGAGGTGATGGCCCGGCACGCCCTCGTGGTAGACGGTGGTGGTTTCCTTCCACGTGGTGAAGGTGTCCTCACCGGCGGGAACGGACCACCACATGCGGCCCGGGCGGGAAAAGTCGTCGCTGGGACCCGTGTAGTAGATGCCGCCTTCCTGGGTGGGGGCGATCATGCACTCGATCTCGCGCATGGGCCCGTCAATCTGGAAGTGGGTCCCGGCGAGGTCCTCCACAGCGCGGTCCGCCAGGCCCTGCATCCAGGCCTGCAGCTCATCGGTGCCGTGCAGCTGGCGGTCGGGGTCCTCATCCAAGAGGCGCATGGCCTCCTCAACGGTTGCCCCGGGCTTGATCTGTTCCGCGACGGCTTCCTGCTCGGCGATGATGCGGTCCAGTTCGGCGACGCCCCATGCGTAGGTTTCTTCCAGATCCACGGCGGAGCCCAGGAAGCGCCGGGACATCAGCGCGTAGCGATCCCGGCCGACGGCGTCCTTTTCCGGTGCTTTCGGCAGCAGTTCGTTTTCGAGGAACGCGGCCAGGTTGCGGTAGGCGGCGCGGGCGGAGTCGGCACCGGTGCGAAGAGCAGCGGTGAGGCTCTCGGGAAGGTCGCCGCCGTCGGCCAGCGCGGCACCGGTGACGTATTGGTCAAAGAAGCCGCCGTCGTCGGCGTACTTGGCGGTCTGTTCCATGACGATCAGGACCTGGCGGCGGGCCGGCAGCAGGCCGCGCTCGCTTCCGGTGCGCAGGGAGGTGATGTAGCCGGAGACAGCGTCAGCAACGTTGTGCAGGCGGCCGGCAATGTGCTGCCAGTCCTCAACCGTGGCAGCGGGCATGAGGTCGAAGATCGAGCGGATCTCCTGTGCCGGGGACGCGATGTTGTTCAGGTCCGAGAGGTTCCAGCCGGACTCGTGGATTTCCAGTTCCAGGCCCAGGCGCTCATGCATGGCGTCGAGGGTTACCCGGTCAACGTCGTCGCTGGGCTGCAGGCCGTCCAGGCGTTCCAGCGTCTCCCGGATGGCTTCAGCAACGGATTCCAGGCCGGCGGGCGAATAGTCCGCGTACTCGGTTTCGTGGCCGGGGATGCCCAGCGAAGTGGCCAGGGACGGATCCAGCTGCAGCAGCGTCTCAGTGAACGCATCGGCAACGGCGTCGATGGCGGTCGGCTGGCGGTTATGCGAGCCAGCGAAGGACAGGGGATCTGATGAAGGAGTCTGTTGGGTCACATCTGAAGCCTAACCGGTCCCTCGGACATCCCCGGATGAATGAAATCACAACGTAACGCAAACAGTTGCCCCGCGAGCCGCCGGCTAGCGGAAGCTGCGACGCCAGGAACCCGGGCCGGGCTTGGGTGCCAGGCTCAGCATCCGACGCCGGTGCCACGTGCGGCGGGCGGATTCCGGCGCGGGGCGGGACGCGCCGTCGTCGGCGCTCAGGCCCATCACGACGGCGGCCAGCGCCGCGAGTTCCTCCTCGGACGGGTTTCCCGCCAGCACGGAGAACAGGGGAGGCTGCGGCGGTGCGCTCAGCGGTTCCCGGCCCCAGGTGGTGTCAGGCATGTCCCAGGCG
Proteins encoded:
- a CDS encoding acyl-CoA carboxylase subunit epsilon, with amino-acid sequence MTAWDMPDTTWGREPLSAPPQPPLFSVLAGNPSEEELAALAAVVMGLSADDGASRPAPESARRTWHRRRMLSLAPKPGPGSWRRSFR
- a CDS encoding dicarboxylate/amino acid:cation symporter, with translation MTSFGPQIIIALIAGLLLGLLAKNMGTVGDGEPNWLTTTLNTIGTSYVSLLKAAVVPLIFTAVVSSIANLREVSNAARLAWQTLLWFAITALIAVVIGIALGVIMQPGANADAEPPAEYEGGTGSWMGFLTGLIPANFMGLTASTSIAESGAASTAMNFNVLQVLVIAIAVGIAALKVGKPAAPFLALNASALAVIQKVLWWIIRLAPLGTVGLIGRAVATYGWDTIGSLGMFAIAIYVGLAIVLFVVYPVLIKAHGLSIRQWFSGAWPAIQLAFVSRSSVGTLPLTQRVTERNLGVPRAYASFAVPLGATTKMDGCASIYPAISAIFVAQFFGIDLGFTDYLLIALVSVLGSAATAGTTGAVVMLTLTLSTLGLPLAGVGLLLAIDPILDMGRTAVNVAGQTVVPAIVAKRNGLLDLPLYNAKRNGDPFADDSDEVAAEVTDAVEATVPATAQAR
- a CDS encoding DUF885 domain-containing protein → MSFAGSHNRQPTAIDAVADAFTETLLQLDPSLATSLGIPGHETEYADYSPAGLESVAEAIRETLERLDGLQPSDDVDRVTLDAMHERLGLELEIHESGWNLSDLNNIASPAQEIRSIFDLMPAATVEDWQHIAGRLHNVADAVSGYITSLRTGSERGLLPARRQVLIVMEQTAKYADDGGFFDQYVTGAALADGGDLPESLTAALRTGADSARAAYRNLAAFLENELLPKAPEKDAVGRDRYALMSRRFLGSAVDLEETYAWGVAELDRIIAEQEAVAEQIKPGATVEEAMRLLDEDPDRQLHGTDELQAWMQGLADRAVEDLAGTHFQIDGPMREIECMIAPTQEGGIYYTGPSDDFSRPGRMWWSVPAGEDTFTTWKETTTVYHEGVPGHHLQIATATAARGLLNNWRRNICWVSGHGEGWALYAERLMDELGYLSDPGDKMGMLDAQRMRAARVVFDIGVHLELEIPERWGSGTWTADKGYEFLKQNIAISEGQLNFEFTRYLGWPGQAPAYKLGQRLWEQIRDEVRTREGDDFDQKRFHTRALELGSVGLDTLRRALLEA
- a CDS encoding Maf family protein, with amino-acid sequence MTDLNLILASASPARTKLLTNAGITHTVLVSDVDEDAVTARYGTPDPHDTSLLLARAKAEAVAALPEAEGSLVIGCDSVFEFEGEAHGKPWEPEVARERIRRMSGKVGVLHTGHWLVDCRDTDDDGGSGATLGGVSSASVHFAKLTDEEIDAYVATGEPLQVAGSFTIDSLGGAFIEKVDGDPHAVVGLSVSMLRELLASAGVKITDLWDR